The sequence below is a genomic window from Phoenix dactylifera cultivar Barhee BC4 chromosome 8, palm_55x_up_171113_PBpolish2nd_filt_p, whole genome shotgun sequence.
TTGCTGTATACATACTCACTTGCTTTATAATGATGATCCGGCGGAGTTGATGTCCTCTTTCTTAGTTTTTGCTTCATGTAGGCAATACATTTAGCCTCACAACATTCATTTGTTTCTTGAACAGTAATTGAAATTTCAGCAGGGACATCCATTGTTGATGCAGTTTGAATTTTATCTGAACATAATATAGTGGCTGCTCCTGTAACAAATCCAGAACCAGGGTTTACTCCAGATTGGAGCGAACAATATCTAGGAATTATAGATTACTCTGCAGTCATTTTCTGGGTATATGCAATTGATCCATATTTAACCAGAAACTTCAAGACTATAAAATGGTCCATATTTCTTCCTGCATTATTGGAAATGCTAGCTATTAGAATGTGGCTGTACCTCATTGCATGATGATGGGCTGATGGCATGGTTGATTGCAGTGTTTGATCAATTTCTCAGACAACAGATTGTCGAATTCTAGTCCCATCAATGgtacttaaaaaaatattcaagaaAACATGTGGAATAAATGGAAGGAGAGGTCGGTGATCAGAATCGATTTCATAATGGTATTGACCTCCAAATGCTTTATTTAGGTCCATTTGGTAGAGTTTTAGTAGCTAGCAGCACTGAAATTTAAGGAAGTGATTTCCTTAAATGTAACTTTCAATTCCACAAATTTGGTATGATGGAATTCATCCTTACAAAATAATTTGACATCGTTGACCATGGTCAAGCATATCATATGGCCAACCACATTGTTATTGTTCAACAATGGTACCATAATATAGTGTCTAAGGTATCAATATGGTCTTTTCTAACATTTGATTTATGACTTTGAAATTTGTTAAGTTTTTCCCTTCATTTTATCAGAGATTGTAGCTTATTCACTCTCATGTAGAGGGgtgattttcttttcctcttgttccttgtAAATTTACAGCTGCTGTAAATTCCTCTCTCAATAAAAGCTGGGTGGCCCTTTGTTGGCCTCCCGtatcataaaaaaaatgaagaaaagaaaaaagattaatGACTTTGAAACTTCTTTTCTACCCAAGTCAACATGAGTTAAATTACTTATGCTGTAGCCGAACATCCAGAAGTGGACCCCTTCCATGACTTGCAACCCTAGAAAATGGTGGGAATGCCACCGTCCAGGTTCAGACCTGCAGCCTTTCCCCAGCACTGATGTGACTTTTGGCAAATTACTTGCATGATTTATGTGACTTTTGGCATCACTCAGATACACAAGTAACCAAAAGAGAAGCTGATCTTATTGTACTCACAAGTGCATCCTCTAGGGAGTGCTGCAATTAACTAGGCAAATACATACAATATGAAATTAGGGCACCAAtgtcatacatacatacatatatacatatatatatatatacatatatacatctatatatatacatatatacatacatatagatgtatatatatatatacatacatacatacatatagatgtgtgtgtatatatatatatacacacacacacatacatatatatatatacacatacatatgtatatacacatacatatgtatatacatacatacatatgtctatacatacatacatatgtctatacatacatacatgtctatacatacatacatacatatgtctatacatacatacatatatatgtctatacatacatatatatatatatatatatatatatatatatatatatatagatatatatatatatatatatatatatatatatataatgttccTGTTCCAATTCTGTAATCTTAACTTCTGCAAACCTAAATTAATGAAGCAGAGGAtcccaaaatgaaaatttttatggTGCTCTTTTATGATACACATTAAACAGTAACTTGCTGTTATGAGGCTTCTTGTCATGAGCAACAATATAGATGATGGTGGGTGCAGCTCTCATTGATTCCATTATATAATTGAGTTTGTTGGGTTTACTAGCAGACAAGCAATACCTTTTGTTCTTTGTAATTCTCATTTCAGGTTAAATCAGTTGTTATGTCATATCGCTGGGCCCCATTCCTCCCTGTTTTGCTGTTGCTTTCAAAATATGGTCTGAGAAACGTCCCGGTAATTGAAGTTGGAAATTCTtgcattaaaaattttattaccCAGTCTGCAATTGTTCAAGGTCTCAAGCAATGCAAGGGAAGCGACTGGTTTGATTGCATAGCTGCACGCCCTCTTTCAGAGTTTGGGCTTCCTTTTATGTCATATAAAGAGGTTATATTTTCACCAttgcaatattattttcttatcttcttttgtcTATTGCATTATAAGGTCTGCATGCGTTTAAACTTGCAGATATCTTCCTTGAATAACTCAGCACATTATTGTATTTACTTAGAAGATTCCTGGGACTAGTTTATCTGACTCACTTCTCTATAGCATTATGCCTCCAATACATTGGCAATTCAGTGAATTTGATGCAGGCTGCACCGTGAAAGGCAAATTAGACCATCTGATAAACCAAATTCATGGTGAACTTATGACAAATTcgtattttcttattttatttatttttcatgtATACTTATTATTCTTCTTGCAATGCTGTAAAGAACTAAGTAACTTGTGACAACACCCATATTTTGATACAAAACtatatcttcttcttgttctggtTAATTTCCATATAGAAGAAAGATGAAGAAATTTTATACTCTAGTGGCAAGTTGTCAGGTCATTAGCATCAAGAGTGATGAGTTGATCCTGGAAGCTTTCAAGCGCATGAAAGACAATCACACAGGACTCCCAGTTACAGAAGGAGCCAAGAGGAAGATTGTTGGTAGTGTGAGCATACGTGACATCAGGTTCTTGGTGCTTAGGCCTACGCTCTTCTCTAACTTCCGTTGATTGTTACGAGTTCTGTGATAACAGTTAATAATTGACTCTTTAAGTTATGTAAAACTATTTCTCTCGTCTAAACAATTCAGATTAGTAAATCATTTGGGAGTCCTGCTGCATATTTTTCATATGGAGCCCATGCAAAATCATACCACCTAGGAAAGCTGCTTATGAATGAACGTTTGCAGTGACTTGCTATTAAAAAAACAATGAAGAGGGATCTTGAAgttcctctctctttcctttagCGTGCATAAAGTAATGTAAGCTGTGCCCTTTGGCTTTTAAGGCATATCTATGTACAATCTCCTGATCCAGCTTATTTTTATAGTGAAACACTTTTGGCAGGGCACTCTAATATCAATAGACATTGTGTTTCTTAGTATTATTATATGATCCAGCTATGCTCAAATTAATATGACCGAAAAGACTAGGTCAGCTGGTTGGCACCCCTCTCACACTAGCTAGTTCCTGGGTTTGAACCTGGTTGGTGGCATTCCTATCTCGTTTTTCAGAATGAATAGGTGGCCTGCCATCAGCCAGGTCCTATAAAACAAATTTCTAAATTGGACCTTTTCATGTCccatataatttatttataaaatgtTAGACTTTtattctcataatttttttttttttgaaaactctaaaTCAGATATAAGGCATTCCTCCCTTTCTCGATTAACCAtacttttctcctttttcccACAAACCGAACGCCCTCGCTGGAAGTGCTCACCGAGTATTTTAAGCATCTCCGCTGCGTATAAGTCACTTTACCATTCATTTTCTTGGCGAATTTTGGACTGTCTCATTTCTTGttcaataaaaaatttatatactaTTCTATCTGCTGTTCTTGGCACATGTGCACTAAATCATTCAAGTGTGAACCACGGGACTTTAAACTTGCGAGCGGTGGGGAAAGTTATGCACCATGGAGCTGTCGTACACGGTCGCCAGTTGACCAACCATTGGATGTTATTCTGAAGCACAGGGAACCATTCAAGTGCGAACCAAGGGACTTTTGACTTTATTGAATGTGATGGgaagcaaaatggatcgtcccgCTTAAGACAAGGGACTGTTCCATCCCGGCCGGACAGACTATAATACCGTCCAAACAGAACCATGGTTTCGCTTAGAATCAGCTCGATTTCGAACTCCGCCGAAGGCTCAGTTGACCTCAGCCGAATCTCTCCGCTGCCACGACCTGCAGCAATCTTCTATGATGCTTATAATGATGTCTCGGGCTCGCGCTCGGAACGTCCTGTTGTGTCAACTGCGAGCCAAAGAGTTCCTTTGACTGCAGGACTATGCGACGAGGCGCCTCGAGCTTGCTCGACAAAGCTCGAGGCGCTCTGACCAAGCTCGAGACGCCCTTATATTCGTCGATGCATCCTGACCGAGCTCAGGGCGCCCTTATATTCGCCGACGCGCCCCGGCCGAGCTCAGGGCGCCCCGACCCTCGAGCTCGGGGAGCCCTGCTAAGCAAACCTCGGAATCGGAGAAGCTAGGCCGACCTCAGCAACCGCCAAGACCGACCTCGCCAAATATATGATACGACCTTTCATCAAACTCGGCCTCGCCCGCGACCGCATGCAGGTGCGCGCCCACACCTGCCTACGTAGCCGTACGTTAcaacctcaccgcaccatgtttTACTCGCTGGCCAACGACAGCCAAGGACAACGCCATGCTGCTCCAACTATACCCTATCACACCTATCAACGTCATACCGTTCACAGGAACGGCCTATGCCGTGCACCTCCAGCAAACTCCAGCTGCGCGCCATCTGTCGAAAACCTATTTCCTCCCATGATGAGGACGGGTCATACCTGCGCCACCTGGACACCTTTACatggactataaatagccccatcaAGTAACACAACAGGGACTTTTGGACCAACTAagatccactctaacttgagcgtcggagggccctcactgaAACCACCGGTGAAGCTTTGTGCAAGTACACCGTCGCGCGAAAGGTGACTCCTCTTTCTCCGCTCCAGCCGGCACTCCCTCGACTCCTCCGGTGCGGTAaccgggccaaatttgaaccacaacagaatgtttgcagcaaaaaaaaaaaaaaaaaaaaaacattcaagTGTGAACCACGAGACTTTAAACTTAAAGAGGGGTGGAATAAGTTACGCACCATGGAGCTGCGCACAGAGAACCATTGGATGTAATTCTGAAGCACAGAGCATGAGACACAAAAGTCCAGCGGACCCAAAACCCACGGCAAGAAACAAAAGTCCAGCGGACCCAAAACCCACGGCCTTCTAAACTTTCTTCCAAGTTTGACGGCAAAACGCCCGCTCAACTTTCTTCAAGTTTGAAGACGAACACTGTCTTGGAACGGGTAGGCTTATGGGTGCAGGTGCTTCCTATAAAAAGGGCTAGCTTCTCCTCCACAACCCACCACAACACGAACCATATATTGGCGATAGCATATATGTCCTCCCTTCATAACATGGCACTAactcttctcctttctctcttggtGTTTGCATTGTTTGACAGTTCTTATGCAGGAGGAATTGCCATCTACTGGGGCCAAAACGGAAACGAAGGCACCTTAGCGGATACTTGTGCGACAGGGAGATACCAATTTGTGAACGTAGCTTTCCTCTCCACCTTTGGAAATGGCCAGACCCCAGCCATCAATCTCGCCGGTCACTGCAATCCATCTTCCAACGGCTGCACCGGCCTGAGCAGCGAGATCAAAGCTTGCCAGGGACAGGGCATCAAAGTGATGCTCTCCATCGGAGGCGGCGCGGGGAGCTACTATCTTGCATCCTCTGATGATGCCAAACAGGTAGCAGACTACCTGTGGAACAACTTCTTAGGCGGGCAGTCTTCGTCGCGCCCGCTCGGCGACGCTGTTCTCGACGGCATCGACTTCGACATCGAAGGTGGTACGACCCAGCACTGGGACGAGCTCGCTCGTAACCTCGCGGGGTACGGTGGCCAGAAGGTCTACTTGACGGCGGCGCCGCAGTGCCCCTACCCCGATGCATGGATGGGCAGCGCCCTCAGCACCGGTCTCTTCGACTACGTTTGGGTCCAATTCTACAACAACCCTCCATGCCAGTATAGCTCAGGCGATGCTTCGAACCTCGTGAAAGCATGGAACCAGTGGACTTCTTCGTTGCCCAAAGCACAAGTTTTCTTGGGACTTCCGGCGGCTCCTCAGGCCGCCGGGAGTGGCTTCATTCCTGCCGGCGATCTCACGTCTCAGGTGCTCCCTGCGATCAAGGGTTCTAGCAACTATGGAGGAGTCATGCTGTGGTCCAAGTATTATGATGATCTCACTGGTTACAGTTCCAGCATTATTAATGCTGTTTAAATTGCTCGTTAATTCTACGATATCTAGCTAATTTGTGTTACCCTCTCTTTCCGCTCTACGTAAATAAATATGAGAGGATGGTTTTGGACTTTTGGCCTTAAGTAACAGCATCATCTATTAGAATAAATGGTTTCTTGATTACATGCACGAAGaagttcctcctttttttttttttttttttttttttttttttttttttttttttttggtggaccGGTTTCTCACTACACTCGACGGTGCGAGAGCTTACAGCAATCATAAGACAAAACATGATCTAATATCTGCAGCACATGATCGGTAGTACCCCAAAATATAAAGTTTGACTGGTTGACTGTataggcgacccagtctgcagcaCTGTTCGCCTTCTGAAACACATGCGAAGCCTGAAATAAATCTAACTTCTCTCCCCATACTCTAAATGTCCTGGAGTAGCGGGTGCAGGTCCGACCTAGCCTGCCGGCACCAGATCAAGCCGACCATTGCGGATGAGTCGCCCTTTAGGAGTATCCGCCGAGCACCTGGTGTACTCTAGCATATACAAGACCCTTCCATGCTGCGTGCAGCTCCGCCATAGGAACAGATCCGTTAAAAATGTGCCGATCTCCGACCATAATCAGTCTGGAATTATGGTCTCTCATCACAAAGCTCACGCCACATTTGCCACCACTCGTTGATACACTACCGTCGAAATTCACATGGAGAAAGTCAGTGGGTAGGAGTTTCCAGGATACCATCGGTATCATCGCATACCTAGGTGCTAGAAAAGCTAAAGAAGAACTCCAGGTGTCCCTGTCATCTCCAGATAAAGTGTCAGCTCCCGTGCTCACCAGCTCGGTTGCATGTGCAAGAGCCCTATCTCGGATTCCTCCATTTTAACAATAATTTTATGCCGGTGAGCATCAAGACATTCCATCGAATATTGGACCTTGTGAAGAACTCCAGTTTAATTCAGCCTTTCAGGTTAATTATAGGCCTGAAACGGAGCTGTGATTAATAATATTCatcattttttctctttttttttttctggaaaaGCGAAAGGTTTAACAAAATCTGGAAGCCCAAGCTAGCTAGCTCATAATTCGGGAGCAGTGCTACATGGTGAttaataatcttttttttttccaatcatgTCCTGCCACATCAGCCCAAGCAATAAACCACTGGGcttaattaataaataagagAATTTACTTTCGCTACACGTCAGCCCATGAAGTAACGCACTGGGCTCGGAAGCCCAGACGAGCAATCTAGTATCTTCGCTTGcgacagaaagaaagaaagcaaaaaaaaaaaagggagagagaacGAATTCTCTTCTCAGCGCCGCCCGCCCGTTGAGAATCTCCGGTTGCTTCCCCTCCAACAAATCGGTCGCCGACTTCTGCTTTCTTGGAAGCAAGCCCGATTAGGATTTCcagaaagagaaaaagggagctccagaaagagagagggagagagaaaggggggcATTCTTCTCCGATTAGGGCTTCCAAGGAGAGAAAAATCGGGAGCAAGGAGAGAGCATCAGtctcggcggcggcggcggtcccATGGAAACTGGGGGAAACTCGTTGCCGTCGGTGGGGACGGACGGGACGAAGCGGAAGGTGTGCTACTTCTACGACCCGGAGGTCGGGAACTACTACTACGGGCAGGGGCACCCGATGAAGCCCCACCGGATCCGGAGGACCCACTCCCTCCTCCACCACATGCAGGTCCTCAAGCCCCACCCGGCCCGCGAGCGCGACCTCTGCCGCTTCCACGCCGACGACTACATCGTCTTTCTGAGATCGATCATGCCGGAGACGTAGCAGGACCAGATCCGCGCCCTCAAGCGCTTCAACGTCGGCGGGGACTGCCCCGTCTTCGACGGCCTTTACCGTTTCTGCCAGGCATACGTCGGTGGCTCTGTCGGCGGTACCATGAAGCTCAACCACGGACACGACATCGCCGTCAACTGGGCCGGCGCCGGCGGACTCCATCACGCCAAGAAGTGCGAGGCCTCAAGAGGCATGTCAATGACATCGTTCTCTCTATCCTCGAGCTCCTCAAGAGGCATGAGGTACGCTTCTCCTCAAGAGCAGCGCGAGTGCTTTTTAACATCTTCAGGATCCACTCGCTGGTGGAAAGGCCGGATGTCGATGGTTGATTCGGCGAGGCTGGCAGGACTTTCAGTCAGTGACCTCGTTATCTTCGGCGATGGCAGGTGAGACGAGGGGCTGATCAGAGAGGCCTTCGGATCGCAGCTGGCTAAGAGGATCTTTGCTATCCCACTACCAATGAGGCTACGGCGGATAGACTAGTGTGGACGACCACTAGGAGGGCCAAAGTGCGATCAGTTGATGTGCAGGCGGCGAGGGTGGAGAGAGCTCGAGGCGTCTGGATGATggctggatttggaggatgcgagTTCACCTCTAAGTTGCCTTGTTCATCTAGAAGGTGGTCTGGAGATGTCTACTGACTAAGAATATATTAGCGACATGGAGATCGAGACGTCGCTTGGCCATGAAATTTCTAAAGGTAGCCGATTTGAAGCTTCAGGCTTCTGAGAGAAACAATGAAACAgaactctgataccatgttaaaaaagaagaataagagaAGAAAATTGTATTTCTGTCTGTGTGTTACAATGTATAAGAGCAGCTTTTATATAGTACTTGAAGGCTGACTAAGTTTGATAAGGCCgataaagtttggcacaatcaatcataaatcaTTCAAGATGAACTTTGGTAAggccgactaagtttggcacaatcaatcaatcaatgatCCTACAATAATTCTATATAAAATAGATGTTCAACGGATACAAGAAATTTCTAAGTTTAGCACTGTTTCCTGTCGAGCAGAAGCTAAGCCATTCGGCTGGGGCAGGGTCCTACGTTCAGGGCCCGTTCTCTCACTCGGCAGAAGGAGCGATGGTTGCTCCTAATGGAATGTTGCCGATGTACCCGCTGTATCACTTCCACCCGCATCAGTCCCAGGGGTTGGGAGTCGCCGCCGGCTTCTTCCCTCCAACGGCTGCCACAGTCGCAGGCACCATGACAACCATTCCTACCATCATCTCCAAGCCCACTCCAATGACTCCTCCCACGGGTACTGGAAACTAGAtacatctctttttttttcaatctgcACCTCAGTTAGTCGCTGTTCCGTCACTCAGTTCATCAACCAATTTGTAAAACTTGGTGGTTATAAACATTTCACATGGATAAGCATGCATGTTGATCACACTGCCGGCTAAAATACATCTTTTTCTCGACATTGAAGTGATCTCACTAAAACATATTGATAGGAatactttatgaaaattttctttaatatgaGGCTTCAATATATATGATTGTTGTCTGAATCTTACAAGAACAAATACAACGTTCTCATTCTTCTCTCTCTGAAATTTCTCCTGATGTAACATGCTGTCCAAATCTAAAGGACTGCCAAAGAGGTTTTCTTCTATTCCATCAAAGTGAAGGATAAAAGACAACAGTTTATGtcgtcctttttttttcaaaaaaaagtctGTTGATCGATGTGCCAAAATAATTAAAACACAAAGATTTACTTCTCTCGAGGGAACTTCAGAAGAAGCAGATACGGTTTGATTTACAACTCACGCTTATCAGTTTTAATGCGAAAGAACAGAGATATGCATTAGATATATGTTCTTAATGATGACACTTTCAACACTAGGAAAACTTCCATAAGAACTGTGCGAACCAACACACATGAATGCTTTATTGATGTCCAGTCTGAATTCCAAACTAGCATCCCCTCTTCTTCAACTAAATACAGAATTTTTTACATGATGAAGCAATTAATATTGTTTTTCACAGGCACTTCCAACTTGTGAAATAACTTGTAGGCTAAATCTCTAGTAAATAAGCGTAGTAATCCACCTAACAGTGATTACTAAAAGATGATATTTTCATATGAGGATATTATTTGGTAACCTACCCTGAGTCAAAGCAAGTATGTGTACATAATCACTTGCAGCATCTTTATCCATTCTTTATGTTTAATTATCCATTCTTTCTGACAGTGTGAGTGGTTATCTATGAATTTCTGAAAAACCTGTATGGTTTACTTTGATCAGATTGACAAACACTGTTTGTTCTGTAAACCTCTTGCATGTTTGGTACTGCAAAGCCTCGATCAATTCTAATGTATGGATCTTTTATGTTTGGTACTGTCCTATAGTCACTGCAAAAATGTAGATAGAGACACAAGTATTTGCCAAATGTTCTGCGATTTTTTTAGCTTTCAAAGGATCATAAATATGAAAGAAAGTGAAGTAGGGGTCCAATCACAATCACCTTGTATCCACTCAGCTGCTAGCCCTTCTGAAATAGTT
It includes:
- the LOC120103931 gene encoding acidic endochitinase-like, whose translation is MSSLHNMALTLLLSLLVFALFDSSYAGGIAIYWGQNGNEGTLADTCATGRYQFVNVAFLSTFGNGQTPAINLAGHCNPSSNGCTGLSSEIKACQGQGIKVMLSIGGGAGSYYLASSDDAKQVADYLWNNFLGGQSSSRPLGDAVLDGIDFDIEGGTTQHWDELARNLAGYGGQKVYLTAAPQCPYPDAWMGSALSTGLFDYVWVQFYNNPPCQYSSGDASNLVKAWNQWTSSLPKAQVFLGLPAAPQAAGSGFIPAGDLTSQVLPAIKGSSNYGGVMLWSKYYDDLTGYSSSIINAV